The Dokdonella koreensis DS-123 genome has a segment encoding these proteins:
- the ggpS gene encoding glucosylglycerol-phosphate synthase, with amino-acid sequence MTIDIGIQASSLATAAAPPRLHEPPALLLATDLDGTFLAGDVADRQQLYQTITRRTDIALVYVTGRGLEAVLPLLADPTLPRPHYIICDVGATVVDGETLQAVQPLQGAIESLWPGEQPVSSAVADHPGLLRQDVPQQRRCSYFCEAQAVDRELRAIVASIGCDLLFSAGRYLDVLPRGVDKGHTLRALVQYLGVAPGRVLVAGDTLNDLSMYREGFNGVCVGEAEHGLVEATRGLGHVLHAQRPGCGGILEAIAHFDLLDARTLAAEPGVPEGKSRLVIVYHRLPYEETEVDGRLVRRPHRSPNGIIPTLLSFFADGREGAWVAWSDRSPDHPDYQSHPAVDRERYPRLRTALVPLDEADIDIFYRRFSKEAFWPLLHTFWERAQFREDHWQVFLRVNRAFAEASAAEAAPGATVWIHDYNLWMVPAFLRELRPDLVIAFFHHTHFPSADVFNVVPWRREIVGSLLQCDYIGFHIPRQVENFVDVARGALPVKTLARTSCAPRFLTYGCAVGLDRYSHRIEAGGREVRLGAHPVGLDVARVRRLLDTPEAAQRIAALRDSLGGRRLLFSVERLDYTKGTLEKLLAYERLLETSPELHRKISLTVVCVPASRRMVIYRELQTQIEQVVGRINGRFSQVHWTPLQFFFRPLPFEELVAWYAVADIMWITPLRDGLNLVAKEYVAVQGASKGSGIVLLSEFAGVAAELKGALLTNPHDIGDLLTQVRHAIGLRRHEARSRLRQMYEIVCHNDIERWGREFLAAAERDAVVGASA; translated from the coding sequence TTGACGATCGACATCGGCATCCAGGCTTCTTCACTCGCTACTGCAGCAGCGCCGCCACGGTTGCATGAGCCGCCGGCCCTGCTGCTGGCGACCGACCTCGACGGCACGTTCCTCGCCGGCGACGTCGCCGATCGCCAGCAGCTCTACCAGACCATCACGCGCCGTACCGACATCGCCCTGGTCTACGTGACCGGCCGCGGCCTGGAGGCGGTCCTGCCGCTGCTGGCCGACCCGACGCTGCCGCGGCCGCACTACATCATCTGCGACGTCGGTGCGACGGTGGTGGACGGGGAGACGTTGCAGGCGGTGCAGCCGCTGCAGGGCGCGATCGAGTCGCTGTGGCCCGGTGAGCAGCCGGTGTCGAGCGCGGTCGCCGACCATCCGGGCCTGCTGCGGCAGGACGTGCCGCAGCAGCGGCGCTGCTCGTACTTCTGCGAGGCCCAGGCGGTCGACCGGGAACTGCGCGCGATCGTCGCCTCGATCGGCTGCGACCTGCTGTTCTCGGCGGGCCGCTACCTGGACGTGCTGCCCCGCGGCGTGGACAAGGGACACACGCTGCGCGCGCTGGTGCAGTACCTGGGCGTCGCGCCCGGCCGGGTGCTGGTGGCCGGCGACACGCTCAACGACCTGTCGATGTACCGCGAGGGATTCAACGGCGTCTGCGTCGGCGAGGCCGAGCACGGACTGGTCGAGGCGACCCGCGGCCTGGGCCACGTCCTGCACGCGCAACGGCCCGGCTGTGGCGGCATCCTCGAAGCCATTGCCCATTTCGACCTGCTCGACGCCCGCACGCTGGCCGCCGAACCCGGCGTGCCGGAAGGCAAGTCGCGGCTGGTCATCGTCTACCACCGCCTGCCGTACGAGGAGACCGAGGTCGACGGGCGCCTGGTCCGGCGGCCGCACCGGTCGCCGAACGGCATCATCCCGACCTTGCTGTCGTTCTTCGCCGACGGCCGCGAGGGCGCCTGGGTGGCCTGGTCGGACCGGTCGCCGGACCATCCGGACTACCAGAGCCACCCGGCGGTCGACCGCGAGCGCTACCCGCGCCTGCGCACCGCGCTGGTGCCGCTGGACGAGGCGGACATCGACATCTTCTACCGGCGCTTCTCGAAGGAGGCGTTCTGGCCGCTGCTGCACACGTTCTGGGAACGGGCGCAGTTCCGCGAGGACCACTGGCAGGTGTTCCTGCGCGTCAACCGCGCATTCGCCGAGGCCAGCGCGGCAGAAGCGGCACCTGGCGCGACGGTCTGGATCCACGACTACAACCTGTGGATGGTGCCGGCGTTCCTGCGCGAGCTGCGCCCGGACCTCGTCATCGCGTTCTTCCACCACACGCACTTCCCGTCGGCCGACGTGTTCAACGTCGTGCCGTGGCGGCGCGAGATCGTCGGCAGCCTGCTGCAATGCGACTACATCGGCTTCCACATCCCGCGCCAGGTCGAGAACTTCGTCGACGTCGCGCGCGGCGCGCTGCCGGTCAAGACGCTCGCGCGCACCAGCTGCGCCCCGCGCTTCCTGACCTACGGCTGCGCGGTGGGCCTGGACCGCTACAGCCACCGCATCGAGGCCGGCGGGCGCGAGGTCCGGCTCGGCGCGCATCCGGTCGGGTTGGACGTGGCGCGCGTGCGGCGGTTGCTGGACACGCCGGAGGCGGCGCAGCGGATTGCGGCGCTGCGCGACTCGCTCGGCGGTCGGCGCCTGTTGTTCTCGGTGGAGCGGCTCGACTACACCAAGGGCACGCTGGAGAAGCTGCTCGCCTACGAACGGCTGCTGGAGACCTCGCCGGAACTGCACCGGAAGATCAGCCTGACCGTCGTCTGCGTGCCGGCCTCGCGCCGGATGGTGATCTACCGCGAGCTGCAGACGCAGATCGAGCAGGTCGTCGGCCGGATCAACGGCCGGTTCTCCCAGGTCCACTGGACGCCGCTGCAGTTCTTCTTCCGGCCGTTGCCGTTCGAGGAACTGGTCGCCTGGTACGCGGTGGCCGACATCATGTGGATCACGCCGCTGCGCGACGGCCTGAACCTGGTCGCCAAGGAGTACGTGGCGGTGCAGGGCGCGAGCAAGGGCAGCGGCATCGTGCTGCTGTCGGAGTTCGCCGGCGTGGCCGCCGAGCTCAAGGGCGCGCTGCTGACCAATCCGCACGACATCGGCGATCTCCTCACCCAGGTCCGCCATGCGATCGGGCTGCGCCGGCACGAGGCGCGCAGCCGCCTGCGGCAGATGTACGAGATCGTCTGCCACAACGACATCGAGCGCTGGGGACGCGAGTTCCTGGCAGCTGCCGAGCGGGACGCTGTCGTCGGGGCATCGGCCTGA
- a CDS encoding MFS transporter: MLALIAPLSALLGGVGLLLLGSGLFGTLLAVRGELEGFSAQTIGLITSGYFVGFFLGTFFAPALIRRIGHIRSFAFCAAGTAALTLAHAIFVWPLAWLLLRIGVGALLVVLYTVIESWLNASSPPARRAQVFSAYMLVNLGALALGQQFLRVADAGGFVLFAVVSMLVSLAVMPVAWTRLSPPAVHAVPRIGLRALYRTAPSALVGTLASGLALGAFWGLGPLYAADLGLDPAGVASFMGWTIVGGAALQFPLGRLSDRRDRRSVLAAVGAVAALAAVLVPLAAGLGHAAAFAAMFAFGGLSFAVYPLSVAHLIDRIAPDQVLAGSSSLLLVHGVASAIGPGLAGAAMTRSGQPGALLAYAAVVFGAMALYVGWRRRIREGESAHDASFLPMLRTTPTALELMPAAHDSEPAAERARPPA, from the coding sequence ATGCTGGCGCTGATCGCCCCATTGTCCGCGCTGCTCGGCGGCGTGGGACTTCTTTTGCTCGGCAGCGGCCTCTTCGGCACGCTGCTCGCGGTGCGCGGCGAGCTGGAAGGCTTCAGCGCGCAGACGATCGGCCTGATCACGTCCGGCTACTTCGTCGGCTTCTTTCTCGGGACCTTCTTCGCGCCCGCGCTGATCCGGCGGATCGGCCACATCCGCAGCTTCGCGTTCTGCGCCGCCGGCACCGCGGCGCTGACGCTCGCGCACGCGATCTTCGTCTGGCCGCTGGCCTGGCTGCTGCTGCGCATCGGCGTGGGCGCGCTGCTGGTGGTGCTCTACACCGTGATCGAGAGCTGGCTCAACGCCTCCTCGCCGCCGGCCCGCCGCGCCCAGGTGTTCTCGGCCTACATGCTCGTCAATCTCGGCGCCCTCGCGCTCGGCCAGCAGTTCCTGCGCGTGGCCGACGCCGGTGGCTTCGTGCTGTTCGCGGTGGTCTCGATGCTGGTTTCGCTGGCGGTGATGCCGGTCGCCTGGACCCGCCTGTCGCCTCCGGCCGTGCATGCGGTGCCGCGCATCGGCCTGCGCGCGCTCTACCGCACCGCGCCGTCGGCGCTGGTCGGCACGTTGGCCTCGGGGTTGGCGCTCGGCGCGTTCTGGGGGCTGGGGCCGCTGTACGCGGCGGACCTCGGCCTGGACCCCGCCGGCGTCGCCAGCTTCATGGGCTGGACGATCGTCGGCGGCGCCGCGCTGCAGTTCCCGCTGGGGCGCCTGTCGGACCGGCGCGACCGCCGCTCCGTGCTCGCCGCCGTCGGTGCGGTCGCGGCGCTGGCCGCCGTCCTGGTCCCGCTGGCGGCCGGCCTGGGGCACGCCGCGGCCTTTGCGGCGATGTTCGCGTTCGGCGGCCTCTCGTTCGCCGTGTATCCGCTCAGCGTCGCGCACCTGATCGACCGCATCGCACCGGACCAGGTGCTGGCCGGCAGCAGCAGCCTGCTGCTGGTCCACGGCGTGGCTTCGGCGATCGGGCCGGGCCTGGCCGGCGCGGCGATGACGCGCAGCGGCCAGCCCGGCGCGTTGCTCGCATATGCCGCTGTCGTGTTCGGTGCGATGGCGCTCTACGTCGGCTGGCGCCGCCGCATCCGCGAAGGCGAGAGCGCGCATGACGCCAGCTTCCTGCCGATGCTGCGTACGACACCGACCGCGCTGGAGCTGATGCCGGCGGCGCACGACAGCGAGCCTGCCGCCGAGCGCGCCCGGCCGCCGGCCTGA
- a CDS encoding winged helix-turn-helix domain-containing protein encodes MIPRVYRFGQYSVDPAARELRRNDELVILSPKVFDCLTWLIEHRERAVGRDELAAAVWGKADVADTQLVQALLKARRAIGDSGEEQQLIRTIPRFGYRWVAPVEIVAEDEGAAAPEAPMPVEAPPNRTATATATAPRRRAAWRWPAVAAAVLALAAGSSFRDRAPPPSAAATTPQALTVVLPADVTADEEWGWLRLGAMELIAHRLHGAGLAVVPSDNVVALVHKAPDAEAKVRQAIDARWVVAPSAQRIAGGWRIRLALHGPERELREVEVHGVEATATAREAADRLLAVLGVTAVQDGSASADAYLARIRALMLAGQLESAQTLADAAAPAAAASAELRLLRAQLAFAGGRFEAARTAFDALLEAITADDDPVLRARALNGRGATAIRLEAPAAAERDFDHALAALGRHGEPALAGQAYTGRGVARALQDRDTDARDDFARARIALGLAGDTLALARLDTNEGALSAHRGRPAEALASFVGAAERFERFGAMDEWAGALVNQIQARLALLQPAAAAAAADRLNAQAGRIANRSTQRLAAYWSAHAWMSVGRMTEARARLAALAEAGDLPDDTAVPMLARGALARIALADGQPGSAARLSLEAVAAAAVTPRDGLSGDAWLTLIRAQRRQGQRADAAQALQRFTQWARTQDSPALAIRTRLAQAEQAWSEEQREVANRAYADALGIAERGSIPADVAAVAISWGDALIDRGDLETASAVAGRVATWAGSDFTCALLQARLYRALGHLDAWRTAMDQVHRLAGERPVPTALSARPDGLVAAVTR; translated from the coding sequence ATGATTCCGCGTGTCTATCGATTCGGGCAGTACAGCGTAGATCCGGCAGCGCGCGAGCTGCGGCGAAACGACGAACTGGTCATCCTCTCGCCGAAGGTGTTCGACTGCCTGACCTGGCTGATCGAGCATCGCGAGCGCGCGGTCGGCCGGGACGAGCTGGCCGCCGCCGTCTGGGGCAAGGCCGACGTGGCCGATACCCAGCTCGTGCAGGCGCTGCTCAAGGCGCGGCGCGCGATCGGCGATTCCGGCGAGGAACAGCAGCTGATCCGCACGATTCCGCGCTTCGGCTATCGCTGGGTGGCACCGGTCGAGATCGTCGCCGAAGACGAAGGTGCCGCCGCACCCGAGGCGCCGATGCCGGTCGAAGCGCCGCCGAACCGGACCGCGACCGCGACCGCGACCGCACCGCGCCGCCGTGCCGCATGGCGCTGGCCGGCCGTCGCGGCCGCGGTGCTGGCCCTCGCGGCCGGTTCCTCGTTCCGCGACCGCGCGCCGCCGCCGAGCGCGGCGGCGACCACGCCGCAGGCGTTGACGGTGGTGCTGCCGGCCGACGTCACCGCCGACGAGGAATGGGGCTGGCTGCGGCTGGGCGCGATGGAGCTGATCGCGCATCGGTTGCACGGCGCGGGCCTGGCCGTCGTGCCGAGCGACAACGTCGTCGCGCTGGTGCACAAGGCGCCGGACGCGGAGGCGAAGGTGCGCCAGGCGATCGATGCGCGCTGGGTGGTCGCGCCGTCCGCGCAGCGCATCGCCGGCGGCTGGCGGATCCGTCTCGCGCTGCACGGCCCGGAACGCGAGCTTCGCGAGGTCGAGGTGCACGGCGTGGAAGCGACCGCGACCGCGCGCGAAGCGGCCGATCGCCTGCTCGCCGTGCTCGGCGTCACGGCCGTGCAGGACGGATCGGCCTCCGCCGATGCGTACCTGGCGCGGATCCGCGCACTGATGCTGGCCGGCCAGCTCGAATCGGCGCAGACCCTGGCCGATGCCGCGGCGCCGGCCGCTGCGGCATCGGCCGAACTGCGGCTGCTGCGCGCACAACTGGCGTTCGCGGGTGGCCGGTTCGAGGCCGCGCGCACCGCCTTCGACGCGCTGCTGGAGGCGATCACGGCCGACGACGATCCCGTGCTGCGCGCACGCGCGCTCAACGGCCGCGGCGCGACCGCGATCCGGCTCGAGGCGCCGGCCGCGGCCGAACGCGATTTCGACCACGCCCTGGCAGCACTGGGCCGCCACGGCGAGCCGGCGCTGGCCGGCCAGGCCTATACCGGGCGCGGCGTCGCGCGTGCACTGCAGGACCGCGACACCGATGCACGCGACGATTTCGCGCGTGCGCGCATCGCGCTCGGCCTGGCCGGCGACACGCTGGCGCTGGCGCGGCTGGACACCAACGAAGGCGCGCTCAGTGCGCATCGCGGCCGGCCGGCCGAGGCGCTGGCGAGCTTCGTCGGCGCGGCGGAGCGCTTCGAACGGTTCGGCGCGATGGACGAATGGGCCGGCGCGCTGGTCAACCAGATCCAGGCGCGACTGGCCCTGCTGCAACCCGCCGCCGCCGCGGCGGCGGCCGATCGCCTGAACGCGCAGGCGGGACGGATCGCCAATCGCTCGACGCAGCGCCTCGCCGCGTACTGGAGCGCGCATGCCTGGATGTCGGTCGGCCGGATGACCGAAGCGCGCGCACGCCTGGCCGCCCTGGCCGAGGCCGGCGACCTGCCCGACGACACCGCGGTACCGATGCTCGCGCGCGGTGCGCTGGCGCGGATCGCGCTCGCCGACGGACAGCCGGGCAGCGCCGCGCGCCTGTCTCTGGAGGCGGTGGCGGCCGCGGCGGTGACGCCGCGCGACGGCCTGTCCGGCGATGCCTGGTTGACGCTGATCCGCGCGCAGCGGCGCCAGGGACAGCGCGCCGACGCCGCCCAGGCGCTGCAGCGTTTCACGCAGTGGGCCCGCACGCAGGACAGTCCCGCGCTCGCGATCAGGACCCGTTTGGCGCAGGCCGAGCAGGCCTGGAGCGAGGAGCAGCGCGAGGTGGCCAATCGGGCCTATGCCGATGCGCTCGGCATCGCCGAGCGCGGCTCGATTCCGGCGGACGTCGCCGCCGTCGCCATCTCCTGGGGCGACGCACTGATCGACCGCGGCGACCTGGAGACCGCCAGCGCGGTGGCCGGTCGCGTCGCCACCTGGGCCGGCTCGGACTTCACCTGCGCGCTGCTGCAGGCGCGCCTGTATCGCGCGCTCGGGCACCTGGACGCGTGGCGCACGGCGATGGACCAGGTGCATCGCCTGGCCGGCGAACGGCCGGTGCCGACGGCCTTGTCGGCACGGCCCGACGGACTGGTGGCGGCGGTCACGCGCTGA
- a CDS encoding DUF7453 family protein, with product MKARHSIRLGTGWLLACALSGAAAQTVRQHDGPAGSVTDLRADGTRVAVPARRAVPSPLGWTAPATAPQAGAPPVCAAASRAWHGQALPAGESGTLVAAAFMRSTTIDNRGRIAFFAQVDGAARNQGVFVAGPAGLDVVAMGCGGPGGSGATSDCGDLAPGGGRFSGFFGETWGTPDLNDAGDVLFMADLHGAPHPRGLFLYQAAAARFVKIAAVGEPSPLGGMLTGIGPGSLNNAGDVVLLASTDGRLDADALIWRDGVLSKYVAAGDPAPGGGTFTMIGTESWGMVDGTQVPGGPVPAINDRGQVAFRGEVSGGIASAGLFISDHGTHSWVVQMGDPVPGGGTYIGLQAPLLNNAGELAFFSDIAGGPGSAWVTGKPGQWRRALAFYDPIDTGQVWSLAFSRNPLAALNDQGDLLLATTILRPDSSERGAIVLSRADGSLRLLAEQAQPTPLGGSWGSLDGWPTLNNQRQARIGAGTPGLPGQATTQMVVEACGEGAPALAAAPAPGTALAFGAVPAGTLSAPLGVDLANPDGVGSAPDSDLRVNHAQADDPAFVVRLVEPGPFAAGVAADGQPDIEVRCAPTQVGPVHGELTLLTNDPAQPAGGYRYPLSCEGTDDTLFANGFDPAG from the coding sequence ATGAAAGCCCGCCACTCGATCCGGCTCGGTACCGGATGGCTCCTGGCCTGCGCGCTGTCCGGCGCCGCGGCCCAGACGGTGCGCCAGCACGATGGTCCGGCCGGCAGCGTGACCGATCTGCGTGCGGATGGCACGCGCGTTGCGGTGCCCGCGCGCCGGGCGGTGCCGTCGCCGCTGGGCTGGACCGCACCGGCCACTGCGCCGCAGGCCGGTGCGCCGCCGGTCTGCGCCGCGGCATCGCGCGCCTGGCACGGTCAGGCGTTGCCGGCCGGCGAGTCGGGCACGCTGGTGGCTGCGGCCTTCATGCGCTCGACCACGATCGACAACCGTGGCCGCATTGCCTTCTTCGCCCAGGTGGATGGCGCGGCGCGCAACCAGGGCGTCTTCGTCGCCGGCCCGGCGGGTCTGGACGTCGTCGCGATGGGCTGCGGCGGCCCCGGCGGCAGCGGGGCCACGTCCGACTGCGGCGACCTCGCGCCCGGCGGCGGACGTTTCAGCGGCTTCTTCGGGGAGACCTGGGGTACGCCCGACCTCAATGATGCCGGCGACGTGCTGTTCATGGCCGACCTCCATGGAGCGCCGCATCCACGCGGCCTGTTCCTCTATCAGGCGGCTGCGGCGCGCTTCGTCAAGATCGCTGCCGTGGGCGAGCCTTCGCCGCTCGGCGGGATGCTGACCGGCATCGGTCCGGGCAGCCTCAACAACGCCGGCGACGTCGTCCTGCTGGCGTCGACCGACGGCCGGCTCGACGCGGACGCGCTGATCTGGCGCGACGGCGTCCTGTCCAAGTACGTGGCCGCCGGCGATCCGGCGCCGGGTGGCGGTACCTTCACGATGATCGGTACCGAGTCGTGGGGCATGGTCGACGGCACCCAAGTGCCCGGCGGTCCGGTACCGGCGATCAACGATCGCGGCCAGGTCGCGTTCCGGGGCGAGGTCAGCGGCGGCATCGCATCCGCCGGTCTGTTCATCAGCGACCACGGCACGCACAGCTGGGTCGTCCAGATGGGCGACCCGGTGCCGGGTGGCGGCACCTACATCGGCCTGCAGGCGCCCTTGCTGAACAACGCCGGCGAGCTGGCGTTCTTCTCCGACATCGCAGGCGGTCCGGGCTCGGCCTGGGTCACCGGCAAGCCGGGCCAGTGGCGGCGTGCGCTGGCGTTCTACGATCCGATCGACACCGGGCAGGTGTGGAGCCTGGCGTTCTCGCGCAATCCGCTGGCCGCGCTCAACGACCAGGGCGACCTGCTGCTGGCGACGACGATCCTGCGCCCCGACTCCAGCGAACGTGGCGCGATCGTGCTGAGCCGTGCCGACGGCTCGCTGCGGCTGCTCGCCGAACAGGCGCAGCCGACGCCGCTCGGCGGCAGCTGGGGTTCGCTCGACGGCTGGCCGACGCTCAACAATCAGCGGCAGGCGCGGATCGGCGCCGGCACGCCGGGATTGCCGGGGCAGGCGACCACGCAGATGGTCGTCGAGGCCTGCGGCGAGGGCGCACCGGCGCTGGCTGCCGCACCGGCACCTGGCACCGCGCTGGCGTTCGGTGCGGTGCCGGCCGGTACGCTCTCCGCGCCGCTCGGCGTCGACCTGGCCAATCCGGATGGCGTCGGCTCGGCGCCGGACTCGGACCTGCGTGTCAACCATGCCCAGGCCGACGATCCGGCGTTCGTCGTCCGCCTCGTCGAGCCGGGCCCGTTCGCGGCCGGCGTGGCGGCCGACGGCCAGCCCGACATCGAGGTGCGCTGCGCGCCGACGCAGGTCGGCCCGGTGCACGGCGAGTTGACGCTGCTGACCAACGATCCGGCCCAGCCGGCGGGCGGCTATCGGTATCCGCTCTCCTGCGAAGGCACGGACGACACGCTGTTCGCGAACGGCTTCGATCCGGCCGGTTGA
- a CDS encoding FmdB family zinc ribbon protein, whose translation MPIYEFECPTCGHRFDRLQKLSDPDPSDCPDCGRPGVRRRVTAPAFRLAGSGWYETDFKKDGDTKRNLASQDAAPAAAPSADTGAKPAESKPATTAAEPAKPAKAAD comes from the coding sequence ATGCCGATCTACGAATTCGAATGCCCCACCTGCGGCCACCGCTTCGACCGCCTGCAGAAGCTCTCGGACCCCGATCCCAGCGACTGCCCCGACTGCGGACGCCCCGGCGTGCGCCGCCGCGTAACGGCGCCGGCGTTCCGGCTCGCCGGCAGCGGCTGGTACGAGACCGATTTCAAGAAGGACGGCGACACCAAGCGCAACCTGGCCAGCCAGGATGCCGCGCCCGCCGCCGCCCCGTCGGCCGATACGGGGGCCAAGCCGGCCGAGTCCAAGCCGGCGACGACCGCAGCGGAGCCGGCCAAGCCGGCGAAAGCCGCCGATTGA
- a CDS encoding DUF3011 domain-containing protein, with protein MLKSFFVGLAGAVALLLAYTPAHAQRPGGPGYGQEQVRCESRDHRYQRCGVQWRDAQIVRQLSSTQCRKGSNWGVDRGGLWVDRGCAGIFVEAGYRPGPGGGHGPGGGGWTPGGDWDRDIRFTCQSRDRRYNFCSVDTGRGSEVRIERQTSETACIQGRTWGWNRAGVWVDRGCSAVFVVQRRWR; from the coding sequence ATGCTGAAATCATTCTTTGTCGGTCTGGCCGGCGCGGTCGCGCTGTTGCTGGCGTACACGCCGGCCCACGCCCAGCGGCCCGGCGGCCCGGGCTACGGGCAGGAGCAGGTCCGCTGCGAAAGCCGCGACCATCGCTACCAGCGGTGCGGCGTCCAGTGGCGCGATGCGCAGATCGTGCGCCAGCTGTCCAGCACGCAGTGCCGCAAGGGCAGCAACTGGGGCGTGGACCGCGGCGGCCTGTGGGTCGACCGTGGCTGTGCGGGCATCTTCGTGGAGGCGGGCTACCGGCCCGGTCCCGGCGGTGGCCACGGCCCGGGCGGCGGTGGCTGGACGCCCGGCGGCGACTGGGACCGCGACATCCGTTTCACCTGCCAGAGCCGCGATCGCCGCTACAACTTCTGCAGCGTCGACACCGGCCGCGGCAGCGAAGTGCGGATCGAGCGCCAGACCTCCGAGACGGCCTGCATCCAGGGCCGCACCTGGGGCTGGAACCGCGCCGGCGTCTGGGTCGACCGCGGCTGCTCGGCGGTCTTCGTGGTCCAGCGCCGCTGGCGCTGA
- the aspS gene encoding aspartate--tRNA ligase has translation MRSHHCGLVDEALDGQTVTLCGWADTRRDHGGVIFIDLRDHEGIVQIVIEPDNAAAFAAAEAVRYEFCLRVTGRVRPRPASQVNERLRTGRIEILADTVEVLNAAAPLPFMLDDAVSEDMRLRYRYLDIRRPEVQRRLRLRTKLVSALRHYLDARSFQDIETPILTKATPEGARDYLVPSRVHPGEFFALPQSPQLFKQLLMMAGMDRYYQIARCFRDEDLRADRQPEFTQLDMEFAFVEERDVQDFVEPMIRHVFQEVVGVALAAPFPRMTYAEAMRRYGSDKPDLRIALELVDVAEHVRHVDFKVFSGPASDAGGRVAALRLPKGAELTRKQIDDLGPHVAKYGAKGLAWIRVDDLANGREGLTSPIVKFLDDRAIDGIFAAVGAQTGDVIFFGAGPYATVSAFMGALRLKLGHDLGLVEDAWKPLWVVDFPMFEFDAEANRYVALHHPFTAPKIDDVADLRANAAFAVSRGYDMVLNGNEIGGGSIRIHRPDMQSAVFDLLGIGAEEAQAKFGFLLDALKYGAPPHGGIAFGIDRIAALMAGTDSIRDVIAFPKTASAQCLLTSAPSPIAEAQLQELHIRVVKPTT, from the coding sequence ATGCGCAGCCACCACTGCGGCCTCGTCGACGAGGCGCTCGATGGACAAACCGTCACCCTCTGCGGCTGGGCCGATACCCGGCGCGACCATGGCGGCGTCATCTTCATCGACCTGCGTGACCACGAAGGCATCGTCCAGATCGTCATCGAGCCGGACAACGCCGCCGCCTTCGCGGCTGCCGAGGCGGTCCGCTACGAGTTCTGCCTGCGCGTCACCGGCCGCGTGCGTCCGCGCCCGGCCAGCCAGGTGAACGAGCGCCTGCGCACCGGCCGCATCGAGATCCTGGCGGATACCGTCGAGGTGCTCAACGCCGCGGCGCCGCTGCCGTTCATGCTCGACGACGCGGTCAGCGAGGACATGCGCCTGCGCTACCGCTATCTCGACATCCGCCGCCCGGAGGTCCAGCGCCGGCTGCGCCTGCGCACCAAGCTGGTCTCGGCGCTGCGCCACTATCTGGATGCCCGCAGCTTCCAGGACATCGAGACGCCGATCCTGACCAAGGCGACGCCGGAAGGTGCGCGCGACTACCTGGTCCCTTCGCGCGTGCACCCGGGCGAGTTCTTCGCACTGCCGCAGTCGCCGCAGCTGTTCAAGCAGCTGCTGATGATGGCCGGCATGGATCGCTACTACCAGATCGCGCGCTGCTTCCGCGACGAGGACCTGCGCGCCGACCGCCAGCCGGAATTCACGCAGCTGGACATGGAGTTCGCGTTCGTCGAGGAGCGCGACGTGCAGGATTTCGTCGAGCCGATGATCCGCCACGTGTTCCAGGAGGTGGTCGGCGTCGCGCTGGCCGCTCCGTTCCCGCGGATGACCTATGCCGAGGCGATGCGCCGCTACGGCTCGGACAAGCCCGACCTTCGCATCGCGCTGGAGCTGGTCGACGTCGCCGAGCACGTCCGCCATGTCGACTTCAAGGTGTTCAGCGGCCCGGCCAGCGATGCCGGCGGCCGCGTCGCCGCCCTGCGCCTGCCCAAGGGCGCGGAGCTGACGCGCAAGCAGATCGACGACCTCGGCCCGCACGTCGCCAAGTACGGCGCCAAGGGCCTGGCCTGGATCCGCGTGGACGACCTCGCCAACGGCCGCGAGGGGCTGACCTCGCCGATCGTCAAGTTCCTGGACGATCGCGCGATCGACGGCATCTTCGCGGCGGTCGGCGCGCAGACCGGCGACGTCATCTTCTTCGGCGCCGGCCCGTACGCGACGGTCAGCGCCTTCATGGGCGCGCTCCGGCTCAAGCTCGGCCACGACCTGGGCCTGGTCGAGGACGCCTGGAAGCCGTTGTGGGTCGTCGATTTCCCGATGTTCGAGTTCGACGCCGAAGCCAACCGCTACGTCGCCCTGCACCACCCCTTCACGGCGCCGAAGATCGACGACGTGGCCGACCTGCGCGCCAATGCCGCATTCGCGGTCAGCCGCGGCTACGACATGGTGTTGAACGGCAACGAGATCGGCGGCGGCTCGATCCGCATCCACCGCCCGGACATGCAGAGCGCCGTGTTCGACCTGCTCGGCATCGGCGCGGAAGAAGCGCAGGCCAAGTTCGGCTTCCTGCTCGATGCGCTCAAGTACGGGGCACCGCCGCACGGCGGCATCGCATTCGGCATCGATCGCATCGCCGCGCTGATGGCCGGCACCGACTCGATCCGCGACGTGATCGCCTTCCCGAAGACCGCCAGCGCGCAGTGCCTGCTGACCTCCGCGCCTTCGCCCATCGCCGAGGCCCAGCTGCAGGAGCTGCACATCCGGGTCGTCAAACCCACGACATGA